The following are encoded together in the Phenylobacterium sp. NIBR 498073 genome:
- a CDS encoding acyl-CoA dehydrogenase family protein, which translates to MMLANLPGLLADAADAAETYVAEARRALAPRVAVGGRLDRETLDREQHVAHGLAWAAAYAETLRQTAAWADDLQADGRLGEAEALPAQLLAFEYLSQLAGGLPMNQGETFRPADLGLDAARLSPAIAALAPGASQAVKHRIVELLEAARGRPSLEASGLDETLEHVRDQFHAFAEEKIVPFAHGWHLRDELIPLPLIDELAALGVFGLTAPEEFGGSGLGKVAMCVVSEALSRGWIGTGSLGTRSEIAAELILAHGTDEQKRELLPAITSGEIIPTAVFTEPEAGSDLGSLRTRAVRDGETWKVTGAKTWITHAARADLMTLLVRTDPASKDHRGLSMFLAGKPRGTAADPFPAPGMSGGEIGVIGYRGMKEYEIAFDGFSVPHARLLGGQEGQGFVQLMATFESARIQTAARAIGVAQSALDLAVDYAVARKQFGRPISDFPRVTNKLAMMAAELVGARRLTWFAARAKDDGRRCDLEAGMAKLVAARIAWACADNAVQIHGGTGFATEQPVSRVLADARILNIFEGAGEIQAQVIARRLLEGAN; encoded by the coding sequence ATGATGCTTGCGAACCTTCCCGGCCTGCTGGCCGACGCCGCCGACGCCGCCGAAACCTATGTCGCCGAGGCCCGCCGCGCGCTGGCCCCCCGCGTGGCCGTCGGCGGACGGCTGGATCGCGAGACCCTGGATCGCGAACAGCACGTCGCCCATGGCCTGGCCTGGGCCGCCGCCTATGCCGAGACCCTGCGCCAGACCGCCGCCTGGGCGGACGACCTGCAGGCCGATGGCCGTCTGGGCGAGGCCGAGGCCCTGCCTGCCCAGCTTCTGGCGTTCGAGTATCTGAGCCAGCTGGCCGGCGGGCTGCCGATGAACCAGGGCGAGACCTTCCGCCCGGCCGACCTCGGCCTCGACGCCGCGCGGCTGTCGCCGGCGATCGCGGCGCTGGCGCCAGGCGCCTCGCAGGCGGTGAAGCACCGCATCGTCGAGCTGTTGGAGGCCGCCCGCGGCCGCCCGTCGCTGGAGGCCAGCGGCCTGGATGAGACGCTCGAGCACGTCCGCGACCAGTTCCACGCCTTCGCCGAGGAGAAGATCGTCCCGTTCGCCCACGGCTGGCACCTGCGCGACGAGCTGATCCCCCTGCCCCTGATCGACGAGCTGGCGGCGCTGGGGGTCTTCGGCCTGACCGCGCCCGAGGAATTCGGCGGCTCGGGCCTGGGCAAGGTCGCCATGTGCGTGGTGTCCGAGGCGCTGTCGCGCGGCTGGATCGGGACCGGGTCGCTGGGCACCCGCTCGGAGATCGCCGCCGAGCTGATCCTGGCGCACGGCACCGACGAACAGAAGCGAGAGCTGCTGCCGGCCATCACCAGCGGCGAGATCATCCCCACCGCCGTCTTCACCGAGCCGGAGGCCGGCTCCGACCTCGGCTCGCTGCGCACGCGGGCCGTGCGCGACGGCGAGACCTGGAAGGTCACCGGCGCCAAGACCTGGATCACCCACGCCGCGCGCGCCGACCTGATGACGCTATTGGTGCGCACCGACCCGGCGTCGAAGGACCACCGCGGCCTGTCGATGTTCCTGGCCGGCAAGCCCCGCGGCACGGCGGCCGACCCGTTCCCCGCGCCGGGCATGAGCGGCGGCGAGATCGGCGTGATCGGCTATCGCGGCATGAAGGAGTACGAGATCGCCTTCGACGGCTTCTCGGTGCCGCACGCGCGGCTGCTGGGCGGCCAGGAGGGCCAGGGCTTCGTGCAGCTGATGGCGACCTTCGAGAGCGCGCGCATCCAGACCGCGGCCCGGGCCATCGGGGTGGCGCAATCGGCTCTCGACCTGGCGGTCGACTATGCGGTCGCCCGCAAGCAGTTCGGCCGACCGATCTCGGACTTTCCGCGGGTGACGAACAAGCTGGCGATGATGGCGGCCGAGCTGGTCGGCGCGCGGCGGCTGACCTGGTTCGCCGCCCGGGCCAAGGACGACGGCCGCCGCTGCGACCTGGAGGCGGGCATGGCCAAGCTGGTCGCCGCCCGCATCGCCTGGGCCTGCGCCGACAACGCCGTACAGATCCATGGCGGAACCGGCTTCGCCACCGAACAGCCGGTCAGCCGCGTGCTGGCCGACGCCCGCATCCTCAACATTTTCGAGGGCGCCGGCGAGATCCAGGCCCAGGTCATCGCGCGCCGACTGCTGGAAGGCGCCAACTGA